ctgcacataggaCATcgcaacgttacattttattgcatatcatTACCACTAAAATTACCGTAGGTGTTAGTAGGCCTACCGTATGCCTAATAGTTACATTAGTTAGTTGgatttacatattattttattaatgtttAATGTGTAGTATAGTAGtgcgtatataaaattttgattattattaccaggggatgtttgcactAGAcatttactatgggtttctatatccATCTATACAagtttttgccttatgatgccagCACTGAACAAATTAATATTGTGACAGGGCCCAATGTACATcgttttgtttttcaattgCAGCAAGAGTGCCACATTTTTCGATGTTAACTGTGGATGGGACTCTCATTAGTCCAATCCCAATTTGGGAATTCACACAGATTTGACGATTTCTGTTATATGTAATTTCTTACATAAAATCAAGCATAAACTTGACATGAATTTAAGTGAAGTGGAATTTATGTAATAGGTTCATATTATAGGAGCAGTGGAATTTATGTAATAGGTTCATATTATAGGAGCAGTGGAATTTATGTAATAGGTTCATATTATAGGAGCAGTGGAATTTATGTAATAGGTTCATATTATAGGAGCAGTGGAATTTATGTAATAGGTTCATATTATAGGAGCAGTGGAATTTATGTAATAGGTTCATATTATAGGAGCAGTGGAATTTATGTAATAGGTTCATATTATAGGAGCAGTGGAATTTATGTAATAGGTTCATATTGTAATAGCGTCAATTGTATTTAATTAGTTAGTGAAGTAAATAATTGGCTGCACAACTACACCGATAAAGCTTCTGAGCTTCTGACCGAGTTGCTGTTCATACGCAAGCATGCCAAACTATTATAAATGGTCTCACAAGGAAATTGCAATTAATGAAAGTAAAGTTGTCTACCTCGCAATGAGTTTCTATAATTTCCCATGGCTTCTTGGAGCCTCTGTCGATTACCAAAGGTTGCGTTAAATTTAGAACAGAAACTTTAGAAAATTTAGAACAGAACAAAAAAGTTTGTGTTAAATTGTAGAACCAACCATGTTCGTTATATGGTTTACTACAACCTTAATTCTGGTCATCTCAAAGATTTCAACGCAAAAGCCATCTACAACTGCACTTTGTATGTTTAAGGTGAACATAGTGCTTCCATCTGCATCGAGAGCTTCAACTTGAGACAGCAGAAATGCTTCAAAAAGCAATCAAGTTACTGACAATGTAACTTATGTAAGTATTGAAGTAAGAATGTAAGTATTGTGATACAATAAAACTACTCCCTTGCCTATAACATCAGTAGGATAATTGATGTGAAatatgtcaatctgaaaaatgtgtgaaaaaaatttgatgtgTTAAATAATATGCATAAGCTCATACCTCATGGACCGTTATCTTAGCTGAGGTTGTACCAGGAAAACCTCCACCAACATCCAAAAGTGTCATATTGAACCCTAAAGCTAGCGCCATGTCAAACACAAGTCGTGCATCTTCAACCGCTCTTCTAAAGGCCTTGGCATCATAGCAACCACTGCCCACATGAAAGCTAAAACAAACATATTGACATGAATAGCAAGATGTGACTATTTTGCAAGAAGCCCGAAAAGGAGTGTGGATGAAGCCATTATATTAATCGCTTTACACGCAATTGTCATCAATGAAATTGCATAGATGAACCAGAGAAAAATACAATTTCTCACCTGACGCCAACTACATCGAGCTCCAAGTCCTTGGCTGTTTCAAGTAACTTTTGGGCATTTTGAGTTGCGCAACCAAATTTATTGCCCAGTACGCACTGCACCTTATCAGTTGCTGGTGGTAGAATGCGTAACACAAGCCTGAAAAGACAAGAGGAGTCAGGCATACTGTTTACAATCAGCTGATATAAATCACACCAGgtgaatgtatataaaaaaattttattactagGAATATGAATAGACAATGTATGACGAAACACTGCTTTCTTTGTAACCAGAAATCGTTTGCAAGTCTGAGCGTAAAATGCAAGTCACTTTTAATACAACCGCCATTAATTTCAACTGATATACATAATATGCAGGAACAATAGCTAAACTtgaattttagtttttgaaaTATATGGCATCATATGTTGAAAACAGCTTCGGATTTTAATGCCTGCATTTCAAACTTTCAATGTGTTTTGAGCCAAATGACGATTTTATTGACCAAAATCTACCACGCAtcctcaattagagcaattaaTCACTTCGATTCGAGCATGTAGCAAAATTTTGTGATTTGCTAACTCATGACGTACTAAAACAAAAACGCATTTCATAAAGCTATTTTTGGATAGCAACCATTTTAATCAGCTGTTTAACCCTGTATAAATGTCATCATACAGACAATATTCATAACAATAAGTGTTGTGGTTGCAATAAacattgcaaccgcaagtttgtAAACAAGCGCAtttaaccacaaggctaagccggCCTTATTATTTTCTTCGCAtttaaccacaaggctaagccggCCTTATTATTTTCTTCGCAtttaaccacaaggctaagccggCCTTATTATTTTCTTCGCACTTACAATATACATAGCCTGTATCCTTTTTGcgtgcattttatttattattaattaatacttcCCTTTGCATTGgttatttttgaagtttttttcaaaagctaattttttgctaccattacctATCATCtaacttgtaattttcaaatgtgccattacaCTTCGATTTCCCGCGTTGTTTTTCTAAGGTTTGGTTGCTAAATCTGTAAAGGCAAAATACTTTTTCCgtagacaattgtattatcgagtaggaatagcctcttcATTTATTCTCTTCCCATTCGGTCGGACAAagcaccagacaaagacagtctgatatccCATTattacgtttgtaccagtattgagaggtaacaaacagtacagtcatactttgacttacgagcgttctgagactgagctcgtatattaatttactcgcatgttggtgcattttatttatatatagaaccattaaatatatattgattggtttccatactctaaaaatgcaaataaaacactcaaaacaaaatattttaacagaaagaacatgttggttattgtcctaatttaccaaatgctttcaaaatgcaacaattaaaaaataatgcaaggaaatgtgagtaattaaaatgtaaaattaaatacatacaatagcagctaacgctagcatttgccagagagggagatataagttatccttcattacaacagttgactttgataaatttggattttatcaatgtcttaaaagacaaacgtagaagcaaacctaaaagcaaactttcatttttaacttgacgtATTAAAAATTTCttcgtagtttgaagtttctcgctggttagctaatttttcctttgtttcgctttcacgactagccggacgttttaagataatcctatctaaagacgtttgcctttgttgcCCTTTCAACCTGTTGCAATTAGGACGAACGCCGGTGTCGGCACCaaaggttaatgcacgaccactagccaactcgtccgaatgtctatttttatagttttgctagatagcaccggccttttcatatagcatcgttttagttacgctgtcaccggccaattgtttatccaatgcctgagcagtctctccatcagcggtcgtgaaaatcgctgcgccgtttagaaatggccagtccttttgcgaactaaatgccctgaatataatccttcggtttgataattgtggatgtatttctgtcatattgttgagctagttcaatcacgcatacacattttgcatatttttcaataattttccgtttagtatcaactgttatcattccctttttctttgcattatctttcattttactggcaaactttcggtcaacgcagagtacttttaattcacataattctgcacaaaaatcgcacaaaaaacacggtacaaaagaaTAACCTGaccagttgaaaaatacagagtgatgctgttctcataaaacacctccggcatacttggcaactgactcacgtgctcgtatctcaaacatggctcgtatgttagtgctaaaacttgcttaaaagctggctcatatctcaagtttctcgtacgttggagcactcgtaagttgaagtattactgtattatcatattcaaagttttggtgGATAGTTTCTGCTGCAgcagtaactttttttatacacacactaaAATTCATGTTGAATTAATTtcattaattcaacatattcaggattttttttcagtttgtattaattgtatcattactaaatAAATCATTTTCCATGgttaattgtagcaaaacagaccttATTTCGCCATTACTAGCCAATTATTTCGCCTTTTACATTTAACcgcatttacagttgttttagttttctctcaatttatttgacctgcacaaaacatttttctcatgatatgaagtttgaaagttacaattgcttgacaaagtttaaaaacctttacagttttattttttctctcaatttatttaaactgaacgaaacacttttctcatgatatgaagtttgaaagttagaatggtaactgttgttatatgtaatACGTTTTTAGCATAAATTCAAGTTCACCAAGACTACAGCAGATAAAAACACAATTGGCATATTTCGGATAAAATACAATTGGCAACTTGATCTCGAAAAAATCAGAGATCTAGAGAACATGTTTGAGTGTGAAGTGCAGTATATGCAAGACTGTTTGCAAATAACCCGAACTATGATGAACAAGAATTATAGTGAGTGTTGTTTTAAATGCAACTACATACTTAAAATTATTCTACGTGATAGACtgaatgcaaataaaaaattcaaatgctGAAACATGTGATGATATTAAATACCACCAACCTGGCCCTGGGAAAGCATGCCTTTATCTTTATTAACTCGTGGTCATTGTCAAAGGTCATACGCTCAACTCCAACTTTCTCAGCAAACTTTATATAATTTGATTGCTTACATGGGTTGGCATAAATGATTCTATCAGAAGAGACACCCATAGAAAGAACAGCTTGAATTTCATTCTAAAAGAGTTCAACATAAATTACCAGAAAGCCAGCCTATGCGCTTGTTCGCTAGGTTTACATAACAGGATCTATTACAAATAGAGACCCATTAATAACATGACTCAAGTATACAGTAGAACAACATCTGTTTAGTAAGGTAATCAACTAAATAACATTTGGACTGGGACCACAAACATGACATGAAAAGAAGCCAAAATGACATGGCTCACCTTGCTGGCACAGTCGAACCCTGTGCCAAGCAATGCCAGGACATTAAGCAGCGCGGGGTCATCATTGCACTTCACAGCTGAAAAGATCAAATTGATCAACGATGCGCATGAATCGATTAAGGTTGTAGCTTAAAGCCTAGGCTGCACATGACCAAATTTATgccaaaataataacaatagcatGGGACATGCAAACACTAATCAATTCTACTTCATTACTCCGGGAGTCATTTCATGTAAAGCTGCTCAGTTGTTCAGAACCAACTCTGTTGAATGGTGGTTGCAACAGTGGTTGCTTAGCTCGATTTTAGTGTTTAAATTCTTTTTCCTTAACATCAGAATAAATAGTTGCATTCACATCCAGTGTAATAATTCGCTAGCCTCTCCGTCATTGGTCAATCACAAAACCAAGGAAGGTTATTACATAAGTCAGCTTACCACATCTTTTTTACCAATCTAGGTCTAGGTTTTACCAATATAACAATTACCAGCAAGTGCGCTTGTCAGTGTGTTTTCCAGGTATTGATAACATGACAAACACCTTGACCGGCTGTGCAAATGTGTTATAATCATAACTTAATAAGGGAATAAGGGTTTACTTTTACAAGAAGCAAATAACCACATCACTTTATAAATTCTAAAAAAGGCTTTTGAACTACATTGTCATTCACTAACAATTACCGCACCCAAAATAAGGTGAATGGTCGGTAGTATAGCTAGAGGTAATCGCTGTTTTCAAATTCGTCCGAAATTCAAATTTCGAATTTTGGTTTGGAAAACTTGAATTTGTGCAAATTCCAGTTTTTGACTATGCCAACTTTAAATAAACAACCCacttaaaagtttgtttttatattcaaAAATTTTTCAAGTTCGTCTTTAACACAAGTCTTTTCACGCGtttttttctttatatcatttttttatcaaaaatttgcAGATTAGTTGATAGCATCACtgcggtaatctgaactcgACTTACAATGGATTAATGTTCATAACTCCTCTTCAATTgcgcataaaaagccagttttgactACAAACTAGCAATACCTGCAATAAACTTTtatatgcaaccttgttaaatctagatataaactaatacaagccttcaaatttaaaataaataaaaaaattgaaagctccaacaaattgcaaagcaggcaATAAGATCCTCGTAGGCtatttgcaagcaatagatatgaaTATGGTGGAGATGTGTATCAGCTTCCTcgcgcatatttatttagagatctacaagTAGGAGacaagttagcaaatttttgtCTTCTTAAAGGCTTAATGTCGCTCtgcccgaaggagagtgcaaaacaTAGGcggcattaaatttaaaatttggttAAATTTGTCTTCACGATATTCTGACGAAGCGTTTGACAAATACGACGTCACCCTTTATCTGAACACCACCTTTAATAAAGCGCCAATCTAAAAGGATTGAAAAAATAGAGCActcatggcgttcaaataaaggttttacgacatgttacatttattataaatagaaCATGTTGCATACGTAACAAATGTTATATTGAAGTACTGTAAAATGTGATCTTACCATAAAATGGCTTTATTCTTGGAAACACCACGTTCCAATTGAGATACTTCTGAGTGACATCTCCCAAATCGCAGACAAAAAAGGCATCATCGCTACCCTACAAATAGTAAAAGGcaaatgaaattaaatgaaCATAAACGATTCATGAGCTTGTCTTACACACGTGAACACTATACAAGCATACAGCATATATCTGCTAGCCAGATAAGATTGACTATGTGTAATTTCTAAAAAGCATTACGTAGCCGATCTCCATACCATATAAATTTATTGGAAGAAAATTTTACTGGAAATGAGTTTTAGTGAATTAATGGAGAGAGAATAGTAATATCAATTTTTTACAAATCGTGCAttacaactaataaaatgtCAGTCTGAATTATCAAATGCTTGAAATgattaccatacttttcggattataaaccgcacccctatataagccgcatctgcctTATTTTCCTAAAAACGATAAAAAACAGTAcgtaggccgcacctttgtataggccgcagaactcaggacggtacTTTTTGACACGGcaacaactttgctgtttagaaacgAAAAAGTGcccaacggcactgtttcgtatgaaccgacgctttttaacctagtgcctaacggaacagtaccgttaggcattgtttcgtattttctttcaccgctagcggcgcactaaccggagaatttggtgttaatgcgccctagcggtgaaagaaaaagccgcAGAATAGcagcacccttatataagccgcatggctcaaatcgtcagaaaaaagtagcggttaataaatagtccgaaaagtacggtaattgTTTTCAAGCAGGTGTTTCAAGGATTGTGGAAGCGCTTATGATTTTTCAGACTTGCTTGGAATTTAACTGGTTTGAGTTaatggaaaaaaattatttttaacaaacacAGTTGCTAAACATCCCCTGATAGAGAATACCACTTTGAAAAGAATTCTGTTACTACAAGGAATCACAAAATCTCAGAATTATTAAATGGCAGTGTTAACTAATAAGTCAGTTAGTTGTAAGATTTAATGAATGTGTAGCTAATTATTCCTGTGAGAATAGGAAACCGCTTTGGACAAAGACTCATCACATCTCCCAGCCACTGATCACACGACTATAGGCTGATACAACAGTTGTTTGAAACGAGAAAAGGAAAATTTCACTTGCCTCTACAATGTGCTCCTCGATCTTTTTGTCAATCATTTCTGACATGGTCAGCCCATGTCTGACAAACTGAATGTTGTGTTTCTTCAACAAATTGAAAGTCATAGTTGAAGTGAAATCAGCTAACCTTTAATAA
Above is a window of Watersipora subatra chromosome 3, tzWatSuba1.1, whole genome shotgun sequence DNA encoding:
- the LOC137391651 gene encoding ornithine decarboxylase-like; this encodes MTFNLLKKHNIQFVRHGLTMSEMIDKKIEEHIVEGSDDAFFVCDLGDVTQKYLNWNVVFPRIKPFYAVKCNDDPALLNVLALLGTGFDCASKNEIQAVLSMGVSSDRIIYANPCKQSNYIKFAEKVGVERMTFDNDHELIKIKACFPRARLVLRILPPATDKVQCVLGNKFGCATQNAQKLLETAKDLELDVVGVSFHVGSGCYDAKAFRRAVEDARLVFDMALALGFNMTLLDVGGGFPGTTSAKITVHEIAAEMNPALDELFPDSSGVEIIAEPGRYFTASAYTLTTHVIAKRTVQETSDNTSFMYYINDGVYGSFNCLLYDHAEVVPAIPVTCQRSAMVYSSSIWGPTCDGLDKIAEEIELPELNDGDWIYFNDMGAYTLAAGSSFNGMPRPRVYYIAKVHLSGDGISAEDQFELHMKSGHTVCQAIAPLGDVTGVQLCSGSN